Genomic segment of Citrus sinensis cultivar Valencia sweet orange chromosome 7, DVS_A1.0, whole genome shotgun sequence:
TATAGTATTGTATGTGTCGTCGACGAAAGACAAGTACAGGCAGGTAGTCTAGTGACGGTGTCCAGGAAGATTGTCTTTGATCTTCTCCATCATTCCTTTCTTCTCGTGGTGGCGCATCTGCCCCTCCCCGGTAACACTATAACCACTAGGAGTGGTGGTTGCAGCAGCGGATGATGATCTTTCGTCTTTGTGTCCCAGCGGCAGCTTCTCCTTTATCTTCCCCTTCACTCccttcttcttcctcctccCACCTTGCCCATCATCCTCAGACTTGCATGCACATCATTATCATATGTTCATGGAAACAGTAAATAACATAAGTACGTCCTCATgatgaattaatgattttgCTTTATCATAATAAAGAGAGTAGTGTTAAGTATATCTAGAGATCAGGTTCACGTAGATgggtatttaattaattagtgaaACAACTTACAGAGCTGGAGCTTGACGAGCTTCCAGAACGATGAAGGccatgaccatgatgccctcCACCTATGCCGGTGCCGGCCGCTGGTGCGGCACCGTAACCCGTGGAATCGAACCCTCCGCCTCCAGTGTGATGAACTGGGTTCCCATACTCATCAGTACTTTTAACCACCGGGTTCCCGTACGCGTCTACTTGGCGATTTGGGTCCTCATACCCGCTTGTTTTCTGAACTGCACCGTATTGGTTCTGAAAATGTGCCATTTTGAAGCTAACCAAAATGAATAACTGAGTTAGCtatgtacatataataaaataattgctatagctataaaaatataatttccaGAACTTGCAAGTGTGTCGTTTTGTGACTGAAATTTTCAATTACAATTAAAGAAGGTTACTCTCAACGGTGATGTTTTAAAGAAGGCGAGGTTGGTTCGCGTTATATAGACTATCAAAGATCAACGTGCATGTCACCTTGGTCGCTCTACACGAGCCACGTTTCAGTTCCGGCCATTG
This window contains:
- the LOC102625012 gene encoding dehydrin Xero 1, coding for MAHFQNQYGAVQKTSGYEDPNRQVDAYGNPVVKSTDEYGNPVHHTGGGGFDSTGYGAAPAAGTGIGGGHHGHGLHRSGSSSSSSSSEDDGQGGRRKKKGVKGKIKEKLPLGHKDERSSSAAATTTPSGYSVTGEGQMRHHEKKGMMEKIKDNLPGHRH